One window from the genome of Sulfurospirillum tamanense encodes:
- a CDS encoding AAA family ATPase: MRLTSLVVQNMFSYYGTNTIYFDAITCVIGTNGLGKTSLLNAIKLCLGTSTIEIESVLNNNAEEKKCAVVLNFDSFSVKRTWRFENKVEESLSVVFEDESKLEDAEAEHFLQNKIPNFLVDFLFYDGEVGDNLLLLSSTRLKSIFDYVFDLDLLENTRKDSLEVAKRLLENSTDVDTKELLALENKKESSQKTLTCKKDEIVLVEKELKTLKNELQKTNTKIKNKSKKTKELHKQLETIQVKLDEKSSFFKELILWQMPLLLNEALYAKLKNKEAKAITIEDESLFANKFEKFATQAQSPLDTDRLLDLFKSLMVKDGKGIELSIDKDAFKTLTEEMKQLQLAKNEIMGQIKEIENSLMEEEVVRGLVLQREGFEAKINTLEEQMVDLEATIFELANEIKETDRTLTQAFKVDQDKYSSMRGYRELKAIASASAKVYARNLEKNLDIFNKKLKQNTANFLRQYEHIEEIFIDAQHKIVVSDGKKILNTKLLSAGQKQILNFLIIKTILEFKKFASFVMVDTPFGRLSSKNKDLLLSGCYLEFDVLVLLLTDSEYEFVKTQNLQHKHYQIQRTLVGSKLEEIA; the protein is encoded by the coding sequence GTGAGATTAACTAGTCTAGTTGTTCAAAATATGTTTTCTTATTATGGAACAAATACTATATATTTTGATGCCATCACTTGCGTCATAGGAACAAATGGGCTTGGAAAAACGTCGTTGCTTAATGCCATTAAGCTATGCCTAGGTACATCGACCATTGAGATTGAGTCCGTGCTAAACAACAATGCAGAAGAGAAAAAATGCGCAGTGGTGCTTAATTTTGATAGTTTTAGCGTCAAAAGAACATGGAGATTTGAAAATAAAGTAGAGGAATCCCTTTCTGTAGTTTTTGAAGACGAGTCGAAGCTTGAAGATGCCGAAGCGGAGCATTTTTTACAAAACAAAATTCCAAATTTTTTAGTGGATTTTTTGTTTTATGATGGAGAGGTTGGAGACAATCTTCTTTTGCTTTCAAGTACGAGGTTGAAGTCGATTTTTGATTATGTGTTTGATTTGGATCTTTTAGAGAATACACGAAAAGATTCTTTGGAAGTGGCAAAAAGACTTTTGGAAAATAGCACCGATGTTGACACCAAAGAGTTGCTAGCCCTTGAGAACAAAAAAGAGTCTTCACAAAAAACCCTTACATGTAAGAAAGATGAGATTGTGCTTGTTGAAAAAGAGTTGAAAACTTTAAAAAACGAACTTCAAAAAACCAATACAAAGATAAAAAACAAAAGTAAAAAAACAAAAGAGCTTCACAAACAGCTTGAGACGATTCAAGTAAAGCTAGATGAAAAATCCTCCTTTTTTAAAGAGCTTATTTTGTGGCAAATGCCTCTCTTGCTCAACGAAGCACTTTATGCAAAACTAAAAAACAAAGAAGCAAAAGCTATCACTATAGAAGACGAATCCCTTTTTGCAAACAAGTTTGAAAAATTTGCAACACAGGCTCAAAGTCCTCTCGACACAGACAGGCTTTTAGACCTCTTTAAGTCGCTCATGGTGAAAGATGGTAAGGGTATTGAGCTTTCGATAGACAAAGATGCATTTAAAACACTTACCGAAGAAATGAAGCAGTTGCAGCTTGCCAAAAATGAAATCATGGGACAGATTAAAGAAATCGAAAATTCGCTCATGGAAGAAGAAGTTGTCCGTGGGCTTGTCTTGCAACGCGAAGGGTTTGAGGCAAAAATTAATACACTTGAAGAACAGATGGTCGACCTAGAAGCGACTATTTTTGAACTTGCTAATGAGATTAAAGAGACAGACAGGACGCTTACACAGGCTTTTAAAGTAGACCAAGACAAATACTCTAGCATGAGAGGCTATAGGGAACTGAAGGCAATAGCAAGCGCAAGCGCAAAGGTTTATGCAAGAAACCTAGAAAAAAACCTAGATATTTTCAATAAAAAACTTAAACAAAACACGGCAAATTTTCTAAGACAGTACGAACACATAGAAGAAATCTTCATAGACGCACAGCACAAAATCGTTGTTTCTGATGGCAAAAAAATACTAAACACCAAGTTGCTTTCTGCAGGGCAAAAACAGATTTTGAATTTTTTAATCATCAAGACTATCTTAGAGTTTAAAAAATTTGCCTCTTTTGTGATGGTGGATACGCCTTTTGGAAGATTGTCGAGTAAAAATAAAGATTTGCTTTTAAGCGGCTGTTATTTAGAGTTTGACGTGCTTGTGCTTTTGCTAACCGATAGTGAATATGAGTTTGTCAAGACGCAAAATCTCCAGCATAAGCACTATCAGATTCAGCGCACACTCGTAGGGTC